Proteins co-encoded in one Candidatus Poribacteria bacterium genomic window:
- a CDS encoding HIT domain-containing protein, with product MRHNLFVPNKMPYAKGKNRPNVPCILCAIVEKNDKVQRLEVHQTERFTISLNLYPYSPGHLLIFPNRHVLDVRELNQEEVQELHELQCLCFEALTCAYQPRGFNVGYNMGDASGASIAHFHLHVVPRYPRELGFMDVIGGARIIIEDPNATQKKLGQIFQELTTETYSRKET from the coding sequence ATGCGACATAACCTCTTCGTCCCGAATAAAATGCCTTACGCCAAAGGAAAAAACCGTCCAAATGTCCCGTGTATTCTGTGCGCAATTGTCGAGAAAAATGATAAAGTCCAACGGCTTGAGGTCCATCAAACCGAACGCTTTACCATCTCGCTGAACCTCTATCCTTACAGTCCGGGACACCTCTTAATTTTTCCGAATCGGCATGTGCTTGACGTCCGGGAGTTGAATCAGGAAGAGGTTCAAGAACTGCACGAACTGCAATGTCTCTGTTTCGAGGCACTCACGTGTGCTTATCAGCCGCGCGGCTTCAACGTCGGCTATAACATGGGAGATGCCTCGGGTGCAAGTATCGCGCATTTTCATCTACACGTTGTTCCACGATATCCGCGTGAATTGGGATTCATGGACGTTATTGGCGGTGCGCGTATCATCATCGAAGATCCGAACGCTACACAGAAGAAACTGGGACAGATATTTCAGGAACTGACAACCGAAACCTATTCAAGAAAGGAAACATAG
- a CDS encoding DNA methyltransferase, which yields MSVLNLKKYKDESWDFREADTKEYTHCFHTYPAMMIPQIARKLIKEYGREDGWLLDPYCGTGTSLVEASLFGMHSVGCDINPLVRLIATAKSTPVCLSALDETLSELNKYLFQVEYQESDLPDAPIPNILNLTYWFSDEVIRTLAYLRARISHVSDKAIQNFILVAFSETVREVSYTRNGEFKLYRMPTNKLKDFKPDVLGIFTKKLRRNRQGLTSYLERRKNVKVSVSMANTVQGELPTPHPPAGYDIVMTSPPYGDSQTTVAYGQFSRLAAEWIGLPNARKVDKLAMGGLRSKDTLTNSPVSSAVEKIRSVDEKRAEEVSAFYIDLERSINSIAHVCSPHATICYVVGNRRVKGVLLPTDEFVVDAFRQHGFLHKTTIVRNIPNKRMPKKNSPSNIAGETSKTMHEENIVVCQRTNHRY from the coding sequence ATGAGTGTATTGAATCTGAAGAAATATAAAGACGAATCGTGGGACTTTCGAGAGGCGGATACCAAAGAGTACACCCACTGTTTCCACACGTACCCCGCGATGATGATCCCGCAGATCGCACGGAAACTGATTAAAGAATACGGCAGAGAAGACGGGTGGCTTCTCGATCCCTATTGTGGCACTGGTACTTCTCTCGTTGAGGCGTCTCTCTTCGGTATGCACAGCGTCGGATGTGACATTAATCCCCTCGTGCGTCTGATAGCGACTGCCAAGTCAACACCAGTTTGTTTGTCCGCCTTAGACGAAACGCTAAGCGAATTAAACAAGTATCTCTTTCAAGTTGAATACCAAGAAAGTGATCTCCCTGATGCTCCGATTCCCAACATCCTAAATCTGACGTATTGGTTCTCTGATGAAGTTATCAGAACTCTCGCCTATCTCCGAGCTCGGATTAGCCATGTAAGCGATAAAGCAATCCAGAACTTCATACTCGTTGCTTTTTCAGAAACCGTTCGAGAGGTATCCTATACCCGGAATGGCGAGTTTAAATTATATCGTATGCCTACGAACAAACTTAAAGACTTCAAGCCTGACGTTTTAGGCATCTTTACTAAGAAATTGCGTAGAAATCGGCAGGGGTTGACATCCTACCTTGAAAGACGAAAAAATGTAAAAGTATCGGTATCTATGGCAAATACCGTTCAAGGTGAACTCCCAACACCGCATCCACCTGCGGGGTATGATATAGTGATGACATCCCCTCCTTATGGGGACTCGCAGACCACCGTCGCGTATGGGCAATTTTCTCGGCTCGCAGCAGAGTGGATCGGATTACCCAATGCTCGTAAAGTTGACAAACTCGCAATGGGCGGACTTCGTTCAAAAGACACATTGACCAACTCTCCAGTATCGTCGGCTGTTGAGAAAATCCGTTCGGTTGATGAGAAGCGAGCCGAGGAAGTGTCTGCGTTTTACATCGACCTTGAGCGTAGCATCAATTCAATAGCACACGTCTGTTCGCCGCACGCCACAATATGCTATGTCGTTGGGAATCGCCGAGTCAAGGGAGTTCTGCTACCGACGGACGAATTTGTTGTTGATGCCTTTCGTCAGCACGGTTTTCTACACAAGACTACCATCGTCAGAAATATACCGAACAAACGGATGCCGAAGAAGAACAGCCCTTCTAATATTGCAGGCGAAACATCTAAAACGATGCACGAAGAAAACATCGTCGTTTGTCAGAGGACAAATCATAGATACTAA
- a CDS encoding alpha/beta fold hydrolase has translation MTERPIVFYNQGQQINGILHSPTGYETPCPAVAFFHGFTGTKVEPHRIFVKTARELAAIGFYVLRFDFRGSGDSAGDFSEMTIGGEISDAVKSVDVLTAMQGVDPERIGILGLSMGGCVAACVSGQDARVKSTVMWAPLSDDPPDRKQEILERDKNTLTPEEIAQLNPNIVGKAFYEELPDISPSVTLQQFTGALLVIHGSRDDVVPVSHGRRYYELMRGREALTELEIVDKADHTFNTVAWEQAVISRSVVWFQQTLA, from the coding sequence ATGACAGAAAGACCGATCGTATTTTACAATCAAGGACAGCAGATAAACGGAATACTGCATTCACCAACAGGTTACGAAACACCGTGCCCGGCAGTTGCCTTTTTTCACGGATTCACGGGAACGAAAGTTGAGCCGCACCGGATATTCGTCAAAACTGCGCGGGAGCTCGCCGCTATCGGGTTCTATGTGCTTCGGTTCGATTTTCGGGGTTCCGGGGACAGTGCAGGCGATTTCTCGGAGATGACGATCGGTGGCGAGATTTCGGATGCCGTCAAGTCCGTTGATGTGCTTACCGCTATGCAAGGGGTAGACCCTGAACGCATCGGCATTTTGGGATTGAGCATGGGAGGGTGTGTTGCGGCGTGTGTCTCCGGGCAAGATGCGCGCGTGAAATCGACGGTGATGTGGGCACCGCTCTCGGACGATCCACCAGACCGAAAACAGGAAATATTGGAGAGAGACAAGAACACACTGACACCAGAGGAAATCGCGCAGTTAAACCCAAACATCGTCGGGAAAGCGTTCTATGAAGAACTCCCCGATATATCCCCTTCCGTTACCCTCCAGCAATTTACAGGCGCGCTCCTCGTGATTCACGGCAGCCGTGACGATGTCGTGCCGGTCTCTCACGGCAGACGTTACTACGAATTGATGCGCGGACGCGAGGCTCTGACGGAACTTGAGATCGTTGATAAAGCCGATCATACTTTCAATACGGTTGCATGGGAGCAAGCGGTCATCTCCAGATCGGTCGTATGGTTTCAGCAAACATTGGCATAA
- the rhaI gene encoding L-rhamnose isomerase — MSNPAYDILAETLEKQGIQVEAIKAHLKQQHIETPSWGYGNSGTRFGVFEQPGAARNAAERLEDAATVHRFTGIAPTVALHIPWDKTDDWGALKQYAADVGIGIGAINPNVFQDQAYKLGSVCNPDADIRRLAIDHMLECVDIMEKTGSDLLSLWFADGTNFPGQSNFRKRKQWMEAALAEVYDALPDATRMLIEYKFFEPAFYHTDLPDWGTAYLLATKLGEKAQVLIDLGHHPQGTNIEFIVAYLIDEGKLGGFHFNCRKYADDDLTVGSINPQELFLIYTELVAAELDPNTETDIAYMIDQSHNLKPKVEASIQSVCNLQKAYAKALLVDREALVAAQDAADLVEAESILQRAYETDVNPLVEQVRLEMGRDPHPLTAYRKSGYYEKISVARVGGESQGWA, encoded by the coding sequence ATGAGTAATCCCGCTTATGATATTTTAGCTGAAACGTTAGAGAAACAGGGCATTCAGGTAGAGGCTATCAAAGCCCATCTGAAGCAGCAACACATCGAAACGCCGTCATGGGGTTACGGCAATTCCGGCACTCGGTTCGGTGTTTTTGAACAGCCTGGGGCAGCCCGAAATGCCGCCGAACGTCTGGAAGACGCAGCGACCGTTCACCGTTTCACCGGTATCGCCCCGACCGTAGCACTCCACATTCCGTGGGACAAGACGGACGATTGGGGAGCATTGAAACAGTATGCTGCGGATGTCGGTATCGGCATTGGCGCAATCAATCCGAACGTCTTTCAGGATCAGGCGTATAAACTCGGTAGCGTCTGCAACCCGGATGCCGATATTCGCCGACTTGCGATAGATCACATGCTGGAATGTGTTGACATCATGGAGAAAACCGGGTCAGATCTGCTTAGTTTGTGGTTCGCAGACGGGACGAACTTTCCCGGACAGTCGAACTTCAGGAAACGCAAGCAATGGATGGAGGCGGCGTTAGCCGAGGTCTACGATGCACTTCCAGATGCCACCCGTATGCTCATCGAGTATAAGTTCTTTGAACCCGCATTCTACCATACCGATCTCCCCGACTGGGGAACCGCCTACCTCCTGGCAACGAAACTCGGTGAGAAAGCGCAAGTCCTCATCGACTTAGGGCATCACCCACAAGGCACGAATATTGAGTTCATCGTCGCCTACCTGATTGATGAAGGCAAACTCGGTGGGTTCCATTTCAACTGCCGGAAATACGCAGATGATGATCTGACAGTCGGTTCTATCAATCCGCAAGAACTCTTCCTGATTTACACCGAACTGGTCGCCGCAGAACTCGATCCGAACACGGAAACCGACATCGCTTACATGATCGATCAGAGTCATAACCTGAAACCGAAGGTAGAAGCGAGTATCCAATCCGTGTGCAATTTGCAAAAGGCGTATGCAAAGGCACTGCTCGTTGATCGGGAGGCACTCGTCGCTGCGCAGGATGCCGCCGATCTGGTTGAAGCAGAATCTATCCTCCAACGCGCTTATGAAACGGATGTAAATCCGCTGGTGGAGCAGGTCCGTTTGGAGATGGGACGCGATCCACATCCGTTGACGGCGTATCGGAAGAGTGGTTATTACGAGAAGATTAGTGTCGCTCGTGTGGGTGGCGAAAGCCAAGGCTGGGCATAG
- a CDS encoding Gfo/Idh/MocA family oxidoreductase, whose protein sequence is MTKIKIGIIGSGGMARNHLTRFASIIDAEIVAIASRNEQTGTQLAKEHKTAFIPEWQRLVEREDIEGVVICTHNDSHGEMTLAALRSDKHVFVEYPLASDVGEGEAALQLAEKRGRVLRVSHPEAVSNTHKALKQKIGKLGDLLLTSFVRLTPGRGARPEILFNLPVSGTPAHFFIYHIYPIVDFFGGAASVKRNAVYEGLRENGQYDGFVNTLSVEFKRGGIGQWTWAGGIAINAAEEHERYVLTEGTISDAGGEWHCTTPSGVTPLSIPDSPQQTLQELWFSEIRGAADQPPNLEDAAVALEAIRISLGFEE, encoded by the coding sequence ATGACCAAGATTAAAATCGGAATTATCGGTTCGGGTGGGATGGCACGGAATCACCTCACACGCTTTGCTTCAATTATAGATGCCGAAATCGTGGCGATCGCCTCCAGAAACGAACAGACAGGCACTCAACTCGCCAAAGAACACAAGACAGCCTTTATACCCGAATGGCAACGTCTTGTTGAACGCGAAGACATAGAGGGTGTCGTCATCTGCACCCACAACGACAGTCACGGTGAGATGACACTCGCGGCGTTGCGATCAGATAAACACGTTTTCGTGGAGTATCCGCTCGCCAGTGATGTCGGCGAAGGAGAAGCCGCACTGCAGCTCGCAGAAAAGCGGGGTCGTGTCCTTCGGGTATCGCATCCGGAGGCAGTCTCCAACACCCACAAAGCCCTCAAGCAAAAAATAGGCAAACTCGGCGATCTGCTGCTCACCTCTTTCGTGCGTCTCACACCCGGTCGCGGTGCGCGTCCTGAGATACTCTTCAATCTGCCGGTGTCAGGAACCCCCGCGCACTTTTTCATCTATCATATCTATCCGATTGTGGATTTCTTCGGGGGTGCTGCGTCCGTTAAAAGGAATGCTGTCTACGAAGGGTTAAGGGAGAATGGACAATACGACGGGTTTGTTAACACGCTCAGTGTTGAATTCAAACGCGGCGGTATCGGACAGTGGACCTGGGCAGGTGGTATCGCTATTAACGCCGCCGAAGAACACGAGCGATACGTCCTCACCGAAGGCACCATTAGCGATGCGGGTGGCGAGTGGCACTGCACAACCCCTTCTGGTGTGACACCGCTCTCCATACCGGATTCACCGCAACAAACGCTCCAAGAGTTATGGTTCTCCGAGATCCGAGGGGCTGCTGATCAGCCTCCGAATTTGGAAGATGCAGCGGTTGCATTAGAGGCAATCCGTATCAGTCTTGGGTTTGAAGAATAA
- a CDS encoding type II toxin-antitoxin system RelE/ParE family toxin yields the protein MHEAYPREIRRYRTPSGSEPFTEWVGSIRDQRTRYRILARIESIESGGNFGDCKPVRGSGGIFELRFHFGPGYRIYFGEIDNMIVLLLCGGDKSSQAQDIARAKNYWREYKETQR from the coding sequence ATGCATGAGGCATATCCACGGGAAATACGACGCTACCGCACCCCAAGCGGCAGTGAACCTTTCACCGAATGGGTTGGATCCATACGAGATCAACGAACTCGATACCGAATTCTTGCACGAATTGAATCCATTGAAAGCGGAGGCAATTTTGGCGATTGTAAACCTGTTCGCGGTAGCGGTGGTATCTTTGAATTGCGTTTCCACTTCGGTCCAGGCTACCGTATCTATTTTGGTGAGATAGATAACATGATTGTTCTCTTACTTTGTGGCGGGGACAAATCGTCACAGGCACAGGATATTGCACGTGCAAAAAACTATTGGCGGGAATACAAGGAGACACAACGATGA